Proteins from a genomic interval of Nocardia sp. BMG51109:
- a CDS encoding universal stress protein: MTSHDNPHPPAAARVVVGVDGFPASDVALRWATEFAARRGRALHIVHGMNLVGLGATRLGAYAVTVEPVRDAVRAHGRAVADRAEQLVREIAPDLPVTVELAADRGSAMLVTRSADAYAVVLGATGSAGTLAHLGSTLLEVTAHADGTVIVVRTDPAGSDTVRTTGPVVVGIDGSPISEAATAAAFAEAAERGTELIAVHAWGDWNFGKFARLDDLQLPGADFQQEEEATLAERLAGWQQKYPDVVVTRKIYLSHPAAHLQQWSETAQLVVVGSRGRGGFTSLLFGSTANSLVQHAHCPVMVVHPAKR; encoded by the coding sequence ATGACATCCCACGACAATCCGCATCCGCCGGCCGCCGCTCGTGTCGTCGTCGGTGTAGACGGCTTCCCGGCGTCGGACGTCGCGCTGCGGTGGGCGACGGAATTCGCGGCGCGGCGCGGGCGTGCGCTGCATATCGTGCACGGCATGAACCTGGTGGGGCTCGGAGCCACCCGGCTGGGTGCCTACGCGGTGACGGTGGAACCGGTGCGGGATGCGGTACGCGCTCATGGCCGGGCCGTGGCCGACCGCGCCGAGCAGCTCGTGCGCGAGATCGCCCCCGATCTCCCGGTGACGGTCGAGCTCGCCGCGGACCGCGGGTCCGCCATGCTTGTCACCCGCAGTGCCGATGCGTACGCCGTTGTGCTCGGAGCCACCGGTTCGGCCGGGACGTTGGCGCACCTGGGATCCACGCTGCTGGAGGTGACCGCACACGCCGACGGCACGGTGATCGTTGTGCGCACCGACCCCGCCGGGAGCGACACCGTCCGCACCACCGGACCGGTCGTGGTCGGCATCGACGGCAGTCCGATCAGCGAGGCCGCGACCGCCGCCGCCTTCGCCGAAGCCGCCGAACGAGGAACCGAACTGATCGCCGTACATGCTTGGGGCGATTGGAATTTCGGGAAGTTTGCCCGCCTCGACGACCTGCAGCTCCCCGGCGCCGACTTCCAGCAGGAAGAGGAAGCGACCCTCGCCGAACGCCTCGCAGGATGGCAGCAGAAGTATCCGGACGTCGTCGTGACTCGCAAGATCTACCTGTCCCACCCTGCCGCGCACCTGCAGCAGTGGTCGGAAACCGCGCAGCTCGTCGTGGTCGGCAGCCGCGGGCGCGGCGGATTCACCAGCCTGCTGTTCGGGTCGACGGCCAATTCCCTTGTCCAGCACGCACATTGCCCGGTCATGGTGGTGCACCCGGCGAAACGCTGA
- a CDS encoding universal stress protein, with protein MLGSTSNALVQHARCPVMVVHPAGS; from the coding sequence CTGCTTGGGTCCACATCGAATGCGCTGGTGCAACACGCTCGGTGCCCGGTGATGGTCGTCCATCCGGCGGGCAGTTAG
- a CDS encoding VOC family protein: MSNPVVHWEIGGPDAAALREFYGKAFGWTMTASESDYTLVETGNGGLAGGIMQNRPDMPPYVTVYIQVDDLETALSEIQQLGGTVVLPPTGIADTMSFALFSDPGGAVVGLLQN, translated from the coding sequence ATGAGCAATCCGGTCGTACATTGGGAAATCGGCGGCCCGGACGCCGCGGCCCTGCGCGAGTTCTACGGCAAGGCATTCGGGTGGACCATGACAGCGTCCGAATCGGATTACACCCTCGTCGAAACGGGGAACGGCGGGTTGGCCGGCGGAATCATGCAGAACCGTCCGGACATGCCGCCGTATGTCACGGTGTATATCCAGGTGGATGACCTCGAGACGGCGCTGTCCGAGATCCAGCAACTCGGCGGGACAGTGGTGTTACCGCCGACTGGCATCGCCGACACCATGTCGTTCGCGCTGTTCTCCGATCCCGGCGGCGCCGTCGTGGGATTGCTGCAGAACTGA
- a CDS encoding cation-translocating P-type ATPase — MIDGSGRSTVVLDVSGVRWASQQSTVTAVLGRRPGVVSVQPNPVSQTATVVFDPARTSLRELREWLRDCGFHCAGQSVPAHVCDPMAEPDPSVAVDTAPPRPRAAPPEHAAVAHDDHDGMSMSAMAADMRNRFLVSLVFSLLVMLWSPMASDMFGLHVATPWGLRQDIWALILSLPVIFYSATIFFTGAVRALRARTLDMMVLVAVGIGAGWLYSLAITLTGGGEVFYEASTMLATFVLLGHWFEMRARGGANDAIRTLLDLAPPRAVVIRDGREAEIPTAEVVVDDVLLVRPGTKIAVDGVVVDGDSEVDESMVTGESLPVHKEPGSAVIGATINVNGTLRVRATKIGADTALAQIVNLVQQAQNSKAPGQRLADRAAFWLVLVALLGGGATLLVWLLAGATFAKAMLFAITVVVITCPDALGLATPTAIMVGTGLGAKRGVLFKNAMALESSARVRVVVMDKTGTLTKGEPEVTEIATGDVAGDAGLLSLLAAVERASEHPLAQAIVRYAEVRGAAVLAAGRFENVPGHGAIAVVDGRRVVVGNRRLLDREGIELGDLAGVRDRVAGGGQTAVLAAVDGKAAAVIGIADAPRETSAAAVRELHELGVEVVMLTGDNQATAERIAGTLGIDTVIAEVLPADKAARIAELQSGGRKVAMVGDGVNDAPALAQADVGIAIGAGTDVAIDTADVVLMRSDPVDVPTALRIGRGTLRKMHQNLAWAVGYNTLALPIAAGVFEPALGLTLRPEIAAMSMSGSSIIVALNALSLKRLRLPGAPADS, encoded by the coding sequence ATGATCGATGGTTCCGGTCGCAGCACCGTCGTGCTGGATGTCAGCGGAGTGCGGTGGGCGAGTCAGCAGAGCACCGTGACGGCGGTGCTCGGGCGACGCCCGGGCGTAGTCTCGGTGCAGCCCAATCCGGTGTCGCAGACGGCGACGGTGGTCTTCGACCCGGCCCGGACCTCGCTGCGGGAGCTGCGGGAGTGGTTGCGCGACTGTGGTTTTCACTGCGCTGGGCAGTCGGTTCCCGCGCATGTCTGTGACCCGATGGCTGAACCGGATCCTTCGGTTGCCGTCGACACCGCGCCGCCGCGACCACGTGCCGCCCCGCCCGAGCACGCCGCGGTAGCACACGACGACCACGACGGGATGTCGATGTCGGCCATGGCCGCCGACATGCGCAATCGATTCCTGGTCTCGCTGGTCTTCTCGCTGCTGGTGATGCTGTGGTCGCCGATGGCGAGCGACATGTTCGGGCTGCACGTGGCGACGCCGTGGGGACTGCGGCAGGACATCTGGGCACTGATCCTGAGCCTGCCGGTGATCTTCTATTCGGCGACGATCTTCTTCACCGGCGCGGTGCGGGCGCTGCGGGCCCGCACCCTGGACATGATGGTGCTGGTCGCGGTCGGAATCGGTGCGGGCTGGCTGTACTCGCTGGCCATCACCCTGACCGGTGGCGGTGAGGTGTTCTACGAGGCATCGACCATGCTGGCCACGTTCGTGCTGCTGGGTCACTGGTTCGAGATGCGCGCCCGGGGTGGCGCCAATGATGCGATCCGCACGCTGCTGGACCTGGCGCCGCCGCGGGCCGTGGTCATCCGGGACGGCCGGGAGGCCGAGATCCCCACGGCCGAGGTGGTGGTCGACGACGTGTTGCTGGTGCGGCCGGGGACGAAGATCGCCGTCGACGGTGTGGTCGTCGACGGGGACAGCGAGGTCGACGAGTCGATGGTGACCGGGGAGAGCCTGCCGGTGCACAAGGAACCCGGCTCGGCAGTGATCGGTGCGACCATCAATGTCAACGGCACCCTCCGCGTGCGCGCCACCAAGATCGGCGCGGATACCGCGCTGGCGCAGATCGTGAATCTTGTTCAGCAGGCCCAGAATTCGAAGGCGCCCGGTCAGCGGCTCGCCGACCGGGCGGCGTTCTGGCTGGTGCTGGTCGCCTTGCTCGGCGGTGGCGCGACGCTGCTGGTGTGGCTGCTGGCCGGTGCGACGTTCGCGAAGGCGATGCTGTTCGCCATCACTGTCGTCGTCATCACCTGTCCCGACGCTCTGGGCCTCGCCACTCCGACGGCGATCATGGTGGGCACCGGGCTGGGGGCCAAACGCGGCGTGCTGTTCAAGAACGCGATGGCCCTGGAGTCGTCCGCGCGAGTGCGGGTCGTGGTGATGGACAAGACCGGCACGCTCACCAAGGGGGAGCCGGAGGTCACCGAGATCGCCACCGGTGATGTGGCGGGGGATGCTGGGCTGTTGTCGTTGCTGGCGGCCGTCGAGCGTGCATCCGAGCACCCGCTGGCGCAGGCCATCGTGCGGTACGCCGAGGTGCGCGGCGCCGCCGTACTCGCCGCCGGGCGTTTCGAGAACGTGCCGGGACACGGGGCGATTGCGGTGGTGGACGGTCGCCGGGTCGTGGTCGGCAATCGCCGGCTGCTGGACCGGGAAGGTATCGAGCTCGGCGACTTGGCCGGGGTCCGAGACCGGGTGGCAGGGGGCGGGCAGACCGCCGTGCTGGCTGCCGTCGACGGCAAGGCTGCGGCAGTGATCGGCATCGCCGACGCGCCCCGGGAGACATCGGCCGCCGCGGTGCGCGAACTGCACGAACTGGGCGTCGAGGTCGTGATGCTCACCGGAGACAACCAGGCCACCGCCGAACGGATCGCGGGCACGCTGGGTATCGACACGGTGATCGCGGAGGTGCTGCCCGCCGACAAGGCCGCCCGGATCGCCGAACTGCAGTCCGGCGGAAGGAAAGTCGCGATGGTCGGCGACGGCGTGAACGACGCGCCCGCGCTCGCGCAGGCCGACGTCGGCATCGCCATCGGTGCCGGCACCGACGTCGCCATCGATACGGCGGATGTGGTGTTGATGCGGTCGGACCCGGTGGATGTGCCCACCGCGCTGCGCATCGGCCGCGGCACCCTGCGCAAGATGCACCAGAATCTCGCCTGGGCGGTCGGATACAACACCCTTGCACTGCCGATTGCCGCCGGAGTATTCGAGCCCGCCCTCGGTCTGACGCTGCGCCCGGAGATCGCGGCCATGTCGATGTCCGGCTCCAGCATCATCGTCGCGCTGAACGCCTTGTCGCTCAAACGATTGCGGTTGCCCGGCGCACCGGCCGACTCATGA
- the ppsA gene encoding phosphoenolpyruvate synthase, giving the protein MGDYVADFDELRLADADRAGGKGANLGELTAARLPVPPGFVLLRSAYQAVVEHGPHGAELDDLHAQALRATGGARSDGQQLEELCRRMRELVLDTKLDGAVRDAVVAAYHRLGDRIPVAVRSSAIGEDGATASFAGMNLSRTNISGDDKLIEAVFACWASLFTPRVLTYRARCGMHQRPEMAVVVQRMVAAHQAGVVFTADPATGRRDRVVIDAARGQGEVVVSGAVEPDSYLFDANGPRLLEHRSGRQSFAIVAGPDGDRRVENMTDTETPVLTPEQAHAVARLALEVQRHYGGRPQDIEWAFDDNTLWLVQARPVTMLSDHSDPTPVAAKIDSNRVLRLRGLAAAPGRATGAVRVLISPAQGGELRDGEILVAPMTNPDWLPTISRAAALVTDSGGMTCHAAIVARELGVPCIVGTRTATTDLHDGEWVTVDGTSGQIRTESRPVPGPGGTERNGETTTAAGSIAVDEHRIPSAATVLAPPAPTATRVYVNLALPEVAERVAAGDADGVGLLRAETLLVQALGGRHPRDLIARGEEHTFVDKLSVALHRITAAFAPRPVVYRATDLRSNEFRALTGGATYEPVEHNPMIGYRGCYRYVREPELFRLELAALARVRERTPNLHLMIPFVRTRWELEACLELVDASPLGRDRGLHRWVMAEVPAVLHWLPEYVQMGIDGVSIGSNDLTQLMLGVDRDSEQCAELFDESDPAVLDAIGQIVGTARRLGITSSLCGQAPSTRPDFAEHLVRMGITSVSVTPDALPAARRTVAAAEQRILLDRALDAPRVVPGGDQ; this is encoded by the coding sequence ATGGGCGACTATGTGGCAGATTTCGACGAGTTGCGGCTCGCGGATGCCGACCGGGCCGGAGGCAAGGGCGCGAACCTCGGCGAGCTGACGGCGGCACGGCTGCCGGTACCGCCCGGGTTCGTCCTGCTGCGATCGGCCTACCAGGCGGTGGTCGAACACGGGCCGCACGGCGCGGAGCTGGACGACCTCCACGCACAGGCGCTGCGCGCGACGGGCGGTGCCCGCTCCGACGGGCAGCAGCTGGAGGAGTTGTGCCGCCGCATGCGCGAACTCGTGCTCGACACCAAACTCGACGGCGCGGTCCGTGACGCCGTGGTTGCGGCGTATCACCGACTCGGCGATCGGATACCGGTCGCGGTGCGCTCATCGGCAATCGGGGAAGACGGCGCCACCGCCTCGTTCGCGGGAATGAACCTGTCGCGCACCAACATCAGCGGCGACGACAAGCTGATCGAAGCCGTGTTCGCCTGCTGGGCCTCGCTGTTCACACCACGCGTCCTCACCTATCGCGCCCGCTGCGGAATGCATCAGCGCCCGGAAATGGCGGTGGTCGTGCAGCGCATGGTCGCCGCCCATCAGGCCGGAGTGGTGTTCACCGCCGACCCGGCCACCGGCCGCCGCGACCGCGTTGTCATCGACGCCGCCCGCGGCCAGGGCGAGGTCGTGGTGTCCGGCGCCGTCGAACCCGACAGCTACCTGTTCGATGCCAATGGGCCGAGGTTGCTCGAACACCGTTCCGGCAGACAGAGTTTCGCCATCGTCGCCGGTCCCGACGGTGACCGGCGGGTAGAGAACATGACCGATACAGAGACCCCGGTGCTCACGCCCGAACAGGCACATGCGGTGGCTCGCCTCGCACTCGAGGTACAGCGCCACTACGGCGGCCGCCCGCAGGACATCGAGTGGGCCTTCGACGACAACACGCTGTGGCTGGTGCAGGCACGGCCGGTCACCATGCTGTCGGACCATTCCGATCCGACACCCGTTGCCGCCAAGATAGATTCGAATCGCGTCCTGCGGTTGCGCGGCCTCGCTGCCGCTCCCGGCCGCGCTACCGGTGCCGTACGCGTGCTGATCTCCCCCGCCCAGGGTGGCGAGCTGCGCGACGGGGAGATCCTGGTGGCGCCGATGACCAACCCGGACTGGTTGCCGACGATCTCGCGCGCGGCGGCATTGGTCACCGACAGCGGCGGCATGACCTGCCACGCGGCGATCGTGGCCCGCGAACTCGGCGTTCCGTGCATCGTCGGAACCCGGACCGCCACCACCGACCTGCACGACGGTGAATGGGTCACCGTCGACGGCACCAGCGGCCAGATCCGCACCGAGAGTCGGCCCGTCCCCGGGCCGGGGGGCACGGAGCGGAACGGGGAGACGACCACCGCGGCGGGCTCCATCGCGGTCGATGAGCACCGAATCCCTTCTGCCGCAACCGTTTTAGCTCCTCCCGCCCCGACAGCCACGCGGGTATATGTCAATCTGGCCCTGCCGGAGGTAGCCGAACGCGTAGCCGCGGGCGATGCCGACGGCGTGGGTCTGCTGCGCGCCGAAACCCTCCTCGTACAGGCCCTCGGCGGCCGCCATCCGCGCGATCTCATCGCCCGCGGTGAGGAGCACACGTTTGTCGACAAGCTGTCGGTCGCCCTGCATCGCATCACCGCGGCTTTCGCGCCCCGCCCTGTCGTCTATCGCGCAACAGACTTGCGCAGCAACGAATTCCGGGCCCTCACCGGCGGCGCGACCTACGAGCCCGTCGAGCACAACCCGATGATCGGCTACCGCGGCTGCTACCGCTACGTGCGCGAACCCGAGCTGTTCCGCCTGGAACTCGCCGCACTCGCCCGAGTGCGCGAACGGACACCCAATCTGCACCTGATGATCCCCTTCGTCCGCACCCGCTGGGAACTGGAGGCCTGCCTGGAACTGGTGGATGCGAGCCCGCTCGGCCGCGACCGCGGACTGCACCGCTGGGTGATGGCCGAGGTTCCTGCTGTGCTGCACTGGCTGCCGGAGTACGTACAGATGGGTATCGACGGGGTCTCCATCGGCAGTAACGACCTCACTCAGCTGATGCTCGGTGTGGACCGCGACTCCGAGCAGTGCGCCGAACTGTTCGACGAGTCCGATCCCGCCGTCCTCGACGCCATCGGGCAGATCGTCGGCACCGCCCGCCGCCTCGGCATCACCTCGTCGCTGTGCGGGCAGGCGCCGTCGACGCGGCCCGATTTCGCCGAGCACCTCGTCCGCATGGGCATCACCTCGGTTTCGGTCACCCCCGATGCCCTGCCGGCCGCCCGCCGTACCGTCGCCGCCGCGGAACAGCGCATTCTGCTCGACCGAGCGTTGGATGCGCCCCGCGTGGTACCGGGTGGCGATCAGTGA
- a CDS encoding GAF domain-containing protein — translation MVDDSGAGSYSVAGTLSQLRLRELLTEVKDRVEQIIDARDRMDGLVDAMLAVTSGLDLDETLRTIVHTATSLVDARYGALGVRGHEEQLSQFIYEGIDEPTRELIGHLPEGHGVLGLLFSQPKPIRLDNLADHPSSVGFPANHPPMGTFLGVPVRIRDAIFGNLYLTEKSGGHPFTEDDELIVQALAAAAGIAIENARLYESARARQAWIEATRDLTTEFLAGTDPDEVLAHLVDHARELTRSDRVLLATVEEPGTPADEIAELTVTHYSGLGDEYRGRTLGVDDALVGQAFSQRSPLRVENAQQTDLADLLPKAGPALVLPLHTPDAPLGVLITVRPLETAPYDDEILELAAAFTEQAALAMQLAETQQRMRDLDILSDRDRIARDLHDHVIQRLFAIGLALQSTVPRTKVPEVRMRLTDSINDLQDVVQEIRTAIFDLHSGNTQSTRLRQRIEAAIHQQSADTEIRASLRVTGPLSVVEPGLADHAEAVVREGVSNAVRYADAYIIDVEIDVADNLTVTVTDDGVGIPDNITPSGLTNLTQRAESLGGEFSALPGAADDTGERRGTRLRWSAPLH, via the coding sequence ATGGTTGACGATTCAGGGGCCGGTTCCTACTCGGTAGCGGGAACGCTTTCCCAGTTGCGGCTGCGGGAGCTCCTCACCGAGGTCAAGGACCGTGTCGAGCAGATCATCGACGCCCGCGACCGCATGGACGGCCTCGTCGATGCCATGCTCGCGGTCACCTCCGGCCTCGACCTCGACGAGACCCTGCGCACCATCGTGCACACCGCTACCAGCCTCGTCGATGCCCGCTACGGCGCGCTCGGGGTCCGCGGGCACGAGGAGCAGCTGTCCCAATTCATCTATGAGGGCATCGATGAACCCACTCGCGAGCTGATCGGCCACCTCCCGGAGGGGCACGGCGTGCTCGGACTGCTGTTCAGCCAGCCGAAACCGATCCGCCTGGACAACCTCGCAGACCATCCCTCATCGGTGGGATTTCCTGCGAACCATCCTCCGATGGGCACCTTTCTCGGCGTTCCCGTGCGCATCCGCGATGCCATCTTCGGCAACCTGTATCTCACCGAGAAGTCCGGCGGGCACCCGTTCACGGAGGACGACGAGCTCATCGTGCAGGCGCTGGCCGCGGCCGCGGGCATTGCCATCGAGAACGCCCGCCTCTACGAGTCCGCCCGCGCCCGCCAGGCATGGATCGAGGCCACCCGCGACCTGACCACCGAATTCCTCGCCGGCACCGACCCCGACGAAGTGCTGGCGCACCTGGTCGACCATGCTCGCGAGCTGACGCGGTCCGACCGGGTGCTGCTGGCGACCGTCGAGGAACCGGGTACCCCGGCAGACGAGATCGCCGAGTTGACCGTCACCCATTACTCGGGTCTCGGCGACGAGTATCGCGGCCGGACACTCGGCGTCGACGACGCACTTGTCGGGCAGGCGTTTTCGCAGCGAAGCCCGCTGCGTGTGGAGAATGCGCAGCAGACCGACCTGGCCGACCTGCTGCCCAAAGCCGGGCCGGCGCTGGTACTGCCGCTGCACACGCCGGACGCGCCGCTGGGCGTGCTGATTACGGTGCGCCCCCTCGAAACTGCGCCCTACGACGACGAAATATTGGAGCTGGCAGCGGCCTTCACCGAACAAGCCGCGCTCGCCATGCAGCTGGCCGAAACGCAGCAACGCATGCGCGACCTCGACATCCTCAGCGACCGCGACCGCATCGCCCGCGATCTGCACGACCACGTCATCCAGCGACTTTTCGCCATCGGTCTCGCGCTACAGAGCACAGTGCCGCGCACCAAGGTGCCCGAGGTTCGTATGCGGCTCACCGATTCGATCAACGATCTGCAGGACGTGGTCCAGGAGATCCGCACGGCCATCTTCGACCTGCACAGCGGCAACACGCAGAGCACCCGGCTGCGGCAGCGCATCGAGGCCGCCATCCACCAACAGTCTGCCGACACCGAGATCCGGGCCTCGCTGCGCGTGACCGGACCCCTGTCGGTCGTGGAGCCCGGGCTGGCCGATCACGCGGAAGCCGTTGTGCGCGAAGGGGTCAGCAATGCCGTCCGCTATGCAGACGCCTACATCATCGACGTCGAGATCGATGTCGCCGACAATCTCACGGTGACCGTCACCGACGACGGCGTCGGCATCCCCGACAACATCACCCCGAGCGGCCTGACCAACCTGACCCAGCGAGCCGAATCGTTGGGTGGCGAGTTCTCGGCGCTGCCCGGAGCGGCGGACGACACCGGGGAGCGCCGCGGTACTCGACTGCGGTGGTCGGCGCCGCTGCACTGA
- a CDS encoding nitroreductase family protein, which produces MSNTHPDRDTVHAALALAVRAPSVHNSQPWSWRVGDSTVHLYADTGRHLPHTDPDQRDLVLSCGAALHHLRIAARVLGWEAVVHRLPSPADPDHLAAIEFRAGTPTPDAVRLARAISRRRTDRRRYTSWEVPSAYLATIVVAGADSGVLVHEVEDGFARTQLLRAFEQAAWEHARDFSYGVELAQWSGRHASEEGVPARNAVKTVDATVRPFSNPGLPQAVVRDTDCAERMLLLSTSADDRMSRLRAGEAASAVLLTATSLGLATCPLTEPFEVQGIRNRIRTDILDDSAFPQLAIRIGWAATGSGPLLATPRRPVGDVVHPL; this is translated from the coding sequence ATGTCGAATACGCATCCCGACCGTGACACGGTGCATGCGGCGCTGGCGTTGGCTGTGCGGGCACCGTCGGTGCACAACAGCCAGCCGTGGTCGTGGCGGGTGGGGGACAGCACGGTGCACCTGTACGCCGACACCGGGCGGCATCTGCCCCACACCGACCCGGATCAGCGCGATCTGGTGTTGAGTTGTGGTGCGGCACTGCATCATCTGCGGATCGCGGCGCGGGTCCTGGGGTGGGAGGCGGTAGTGCACCGGTTGCCGAGCCCAGCCGATCCCGACCATCTGGCGGCCATCGAATTCCGGGCGGGCACACCGACACCCGACGCGGTGCGCCTGGCCCGTGCGATCAGCCGGCGCCGGACCGACCGCCGGCGCTACACCTCCTGGGAGGTTCCTTCGGCGTACCTCGCGACCATCGTGGTGGCCGGTGCCGATAGCGGCGTGCTGGTGCATGAGGTCGAGGACGGATTTGCGCGAACGCAATTGCTCCGGGCCTTCGAGCAGGCGGCGTGGGAGCACGCTCGCGACTTCTCCTACGGCGTCGAACTGGCACAATGGAGCGGCCGGCATGCGTCGGAGGAGGGTGTCCCCGCGCGCAACGCCGTCAAGACTGTCGATGCCACCGTGCGCCCGTTCTCGAATCCCGGTCTGCCGCAGGCGGTCGTTCGCGATACCGACTGCGCCGAGCGGATGCTGCTGTTGAGCACGTCCGCTGACGATCGGATGTCGCGCCTGCGGGCGGGCGAGGCTGCGAGCGCGGTACTGCTGACCGCGACGAGCCTCGGTCTGGCCACCTGCCCGCTGACCGAGCCGTTCGAGGTGCAGGGCATCCGGAATCGTATTCGCACCGACATCCTCGACGACAGCGCTTTTCCACAGCTGGCTATCCGGATCGGTTGGGCAGCAACCGGTTCCGGACCGCTTCTGGCGACCCCGCGGCGTCCGGTCGGCGACGTCGTCCATCCCTTGTAA
- a CDS encoding IS3 family transposase (programmed frameshift): MPKPYPEEFRRDVVAVARQGEIPLAQVASDFGISYSCVKNWMKQADIDDGQRPATTAEESAELREARKRIRQLEQEAEVMRRAVGYLSRDVNPKMMYPLVLDLAADGIPVAVTCRVLGFTTQAFYKWRKNPVSQRDWDDAHLINEAMDIHADDPGFGYRLIADELPARGIHAGENRVARLCSHQRIWSVFAKKRGLHRKAGPPVHDDLVGREFTAETADATWLTDITEHPTREGKLYLCAVKDVFSNRIVGYSIDSRMQASLAVSALRNAITVRRPAATIVHSDRGSQFRSRKFVNTLAANGLRGSMGRCGACGDNAAMESFFALLQRNVLDRRTWATRAELRLAIVQWIEKTYHRTRRQRRLGRLTPIEFETINQAAIAA, translated from the exons ATGCCGAAGCCCTATCCGGAGGAGTTCCGCCGCGATGTGGTCGCGGTTGCCCGTCAGGGGGAGATCCCGTTGGCGCAGGTCGCGAGCGATTTCGGGATTTCGTACAGTTGTGTGAAGAACTGGATGAAACAGGCCGATATCGATGATGGACAGCGGCCGGCAACGACTGCCGAGGAATCGGCCGAGCTGCGGGAAGCGCGTAAGCGGATCCGGCAACTCGAGCAGGAAGCCGAGGTCATGCGACGCGCGGTCGGTTATCTGTCACGGGACGTCAACCCAA AAATGATGTACCCGCTGGTCCTCGACCTGGCCGCGGACGGAATCCCTGTCGCGGTGACCTGCCGGGTACTCGGCTTCACCACCCAAGCGTTCTACAAATGGCGTAAAAACCCTGTGTCACAGCGTGACTGGGACGACGCACACCTGATCAACGAAGCGATGGACATCCACGCCGACGACCCCGGGTTCGGCTACCGGCTCATCGCCGACGAACTACCCGCCCGCGGCATCCACGCAGGAGAGAACCGGGTGGCTCGGTTGTGTTCGCACCAGCGGATCTGGAGCGTGTTCGCCAAGAAACGCGGTCTGCACCGCAAAGCCGGCCCACCGGTCCATGACGACCTGGTGGGCCGGGAATTCACTGCCGAGACCGCGGATGCGACGTGGCTGACCGACATCACCGAACACCCCACCCGCGAAGGCAAGCTGTATCTGTGTGCGGTCAAGGATGTGTTCTCCAACCGGATCGTCGGGTACTCGATCGACTCGCGAATGCAAGCGTCCCTGGCCGTGTCGGCGCTGCGCAACGCGATCACCGTCCGCCGCCCGGCCGCAACGATCGTACATTCGGACCGCGGCAGTCAGTTTCGATCTCGGAAGTTTGTGAACACGTTGGCGGCCAACGGTTTACGTGGATCGATGGGCCGTTGTGGTGCGTGTGGTGACAACGCGGCGATGGAGTCGTTCTTCGCGTTGCTGCAACGGAATGTCCTCGACAGGCGAACCTGGGCAACCCGAGCCGAACTGCGACTGGCAATCGTGCAGTGGATCGAGAAGACCTACCACCGCACCCGCCGGCAACGACGACTCGGACGCCTGACCCCGATCGAATTTGAGACAATAAACCAGGCCGCAATCGCAGCCTGA